A portion of the Permianibacter fluminis genome contains these proteins:
- the guaB gene encoding IMP dehydrogenase: MMRIIGEALTFDDVLLVPAHSTVLPHQAELKTFLTREIQLNIPLVSSAMDTVSEARLAIALAQEGGLGFIHKNLTVEEQAEHVRKVKKFESGVVSDPITVTSRTTIRELKALTAKHGISGVPVVDGDDLVGIVTGRDVRFVSALDEPVSSVMTPKAQLVTVQEGADLDEALHLIQKHRIERVLVVDKQFRLKGLITVKDIQKSADKPNACKDAFGHLRVGAAVGTGADTDARVAALVNAGVDVILVDTSHGHSQGVLDRVRRVKTMYPGVQVIGGNIATAAGALALAEAGADGVKVGIGPGSICTTRIVTGVGVPQISAVANAVEALKAKGIPCIADGGIRFSGDMCKALVAGAHVVMVGSLLAGTEEAPGEVELFQGRSYKSYRGMGSLGAMAQRHGSADRYFQGSNDAEKLVPEGIEGRVPYKGSLVAIVHQMMGGLRSCMGLTGCRTIEELRSKAQFVKVTSAGMRESHVHDVQIVKEAPNYRVD, translated from the coding sequence ATCATGCGGATTATCGGTGAAGCGCTGACGTTTGATGACGTGCTTTTGGTGCCAGCGCACTCCACAGTACTGCCACATCAGGCTGAACTCAAGACATTCTTGACCCGCGAGATCCAGCTGAACATCCCGCTGGTGTCGTCGGCGATGGATACCGTCTCGGAAGCGCGGCTCGCAATCGCGCTGGCCCAGGAAGGCGGTCTCGGTTTCATTCACAAGAACCTGACAGTCGAAGAGCAAGCCGAGCACGTCCGCAAGGTCAAGAAATTCGAAAGCGGTGTCGTCAGTGATCCCATCACCGTTACCTCCCGCACCACCATTCGTGAGCTGAAAGCGCTCACCGCCAAGCATGGCATCTCCGGCGTGCCGGTAGTCGATGGCGATGATCTGGTTGGCATTGTCACCGGCCGTGATGTCCGTTTCGTCTCCGCGCTCGATGAGCCGGTGTCGTCGGTGATGACGCCGAAAGCGCAGCTGGTCACCGTGCAGGAAGGTGCCGATCTTGATGAAGCGCTGCATCTGATTCAAAAGCACCGCATCGAGCGCGTGCTGGTGGTCGACAAGCAGTTCCGCCTGAAAGGCCTCATCACCGTCAAAGACATTCAGAAATCCGCTGACAAACCGAATGCCTGCAAAGATGCCTTTGGTCATCTGCGTGTGGGCGCGGCGGTGGGTACCGGTGCCGATACTGACGCGCGTGTCGCCGCGCTGGTCAACGCCGGTGTCGACGTCATTCTGGTCGACACTTCGCACGGCCATTCGCAAGGCGTGTTGGATCGCGTCCGTCGGGTCAAAACAATGTATCCGGGCGTGCAGGTCATCGGCGGCAATATCGCCACTGCAGCAGGCGCACTCGCGCTGGCTGAAGCCGGCGCTGACGGCGTCAAAGTTGGCATCGGCCCCGGTTCGATTTGCACCACCCGCATTGTTACCGGTGTCGGCGTACCGCAAATTTCCGCAGTCGCCAATGCCGTTGAAGCACTGAAAGCCAAAGGCATTCCGTGCATCGCTGATGGCGGCATCCGTTTCTCCGGCGACATGTGCAAAGCGCTGGTCGCGGGTGCGCATGTGGTGATGGTTGGTTCACTGCTGGCTGGCACCGAAGAAGCGCCGGGCGAAGTCGAACTGTTCCAGGGCCGCAGCTACAAGAGCTACCGCGGCATGGGTTCGCTGGGCGCGATGGCGCAGCGTCATGGTTCGGCCGATCGGTATTTCCAGGGCAGCAACGATGCCGAAAAGCTGGTGCCGGAAGGTATCGAAGGCCGGGTGCCGTACAAAGGCTCGCTGGTCGCCATCGTGCATCAGATGATGGGCGGCTTGCGCTCCTGCATGGGTCTGACCGGTTGCCGCACCATTGAAGAGCTGCGCAGCAAGGCGCAATTCGTCAAGGTGACCTCGGCCGGCATGCGCGAAAGCCATGTCCATGATGTGCAAATCGTTAAAGAGGCGCCGAACTACCGCGTCGATTGA
- the guaA gene encoding glutamine-hydrolyzing GMP synthase, translating to MSQNIHAHRILILDFGSQVAQLIARRVREIGVYCELWPYDADEAAIREFNPKGIILSGGPESVTETDTPRAPDCVFEMGVPVFGICYGMQTMAAQLGGRVEGGHAREFGYAAVRVHGDCDLLHGIEDRVNEQGKAVLDVWMSHGDKVVEVPSAFEVIGESDNCAIAVMADEGRKFYGVQFHPEVTHTHQGGRMLERFVRDICGCDKNWTSTNIIEDAIANIRKQVGSDDVILGLSGGVDSSVVAVLLHRAIGKQLTCVFVDHGLLRLHEGDQVMAMFAEHLGIKVIRVNAEARFLGELKGVADPEAKRKVIGKLFVDVFQEESTKLPNAKWLAQGTIYPDVIESAGAKSGKAHVIKSHHNVGGLPKDMKLGLVEPLRELFKDEVRKIGLELGLPYDMLYRHPFPGPGLGVRVLGEVKKEYCDLLRKADAIFIDELRKADWYHKVSQAFVVFLPVKSVGVMGDGRRYDYVVAARAVQTIDFMTAKWAHLPYTLLETISNRIINEVPGISRVVYDVSGKPPATIEWE from the coding sequence ATGAGCCAAAACATTCATGCCCACCGCATCCTGATTCTGGATTTCGGTTCCCAAGTTGCCCAGCTGATTGCCCGCCGCGTGCGCGAAATCGGTGTCTATTGCGAACTCTGGCCCTACGATGCTGACGAAGCGGCGATTCGCGAATTCAATCCCAAGGGCATCATCCTGTCGGGTGGTCCGGAGTCAGTCACCGAAACCGATACGCCGCGAGCGCCAGATTGCGTGTTTGAGATGGGCGTGCCGGTGTTCGGTATTTGCTATGGCATGCAAACCATGGCAGCGCAGCTGGGTGGCCGCGTTGAAGGCGGTCACGCTCGCGAATTCGGTTACGCGGCGGTGCGGGTGCACGGCGATTGTGATCTGTTGCATGGCATTGAAGATCGGGTCAACGAGCAGGGCAAGGCCGTGCTCGATGTCTGGATGAGCCATGGCGACAAAGTGGTCGAAGTGCCGTCGGCCTTTGAAGTGATCGGCGAAAGCGACAACTGCGCCATTGCCGTGATGGCCGATGAAGGCCGCAAATTCTACGGCGTTCAGTTCCATCCGGAAGTGACCCATACCCACCAGGGCGGCCGGATGCTGGAGCGCTTTGTCCGCGACATTTGTGGCTGCGACAAGAACTGGACCTCGACCAACATCATCGAAGATGCCATCGCCAATATCCGCAAGCAGGTTGGCAGCGACGATGTGATCCTCGGACTGTCTGGTGGTGTCGACTCATCGGTGGTCGCGGTGCTGTTGCATCGTGCCATCGGCAAGCAACTGACCTGCGTGTTCGTCGATCATGGCCTGCTGCGGCTGCACGAAGGCGATCAGGTCATGGCGATGTTCGCCGAGCACCTTGGTATCAAGGTCATCCGGGTCAATGCCGAAGCGCGCTTCCTCGGTGAGCTCAAAGGCGTTGCCGATCCGGAAGCCAAACGGAAAGTGATCGGCAAATTGTTTGTCGATGTGTTCCAGGAAGAGTCGACCAAGTTGCCGAATGCCAAGTGGCTGGCGCAGGGCACCATTTATCCGGACGTGATCGAGTCGGCCGGCGCCAAAAGCGGCAAGGCCCATGTCATCAAGTCCCACCACAATGTCGGTGGTCTGCCGAAAGATATGAAGCTCGGTCTGGTCGAACCGCTGCGTGAACTATTCAAAGACGAAGTGCGCAAAATTGGTCTGGAGCTCGGCCTGCCTTACGACATGCTCTATCGCCATCCTTTCCCGGGGCCGGGTCTCGGTGTCCGCGTGCTCGGCGAAGTGAAGAAAGAGTACTGCGATCTGCTGCGCAAGGCCGACGCGATCTTTATCGACGAGCTGCGCAAGGCCGACTGGTATCACAAGGTCAGCCAGGCGTTTGTCGTATTCCTGCCGGTGAAATCGGTCGGCGTAATGGGCGATGGCCGTCGTTATGATTACGTGGTCGCCGCGCGCGCGGTGCAGACCATCGATTTCATGACCGCGAAGTGGGCGCATCTGCCGTACACGCTGCTGGAAACCATTTCCAACCGCATCATCAACGAAGTGCCGGGCATTTCCCGGGTGGTCTACGATGTCTCTGG